A genomic window from Sulfurospirillum diekertiae includes:
- a CDS encoding CCE_0567 family metalloprotein, translating into MDEKELKKELARLKRLAVEIAGEIHDIVEDTLWVKYNELPILSDKIVKAIHEAETFKEQHHL; encoded by the coding sequence ATGGATGAAAAAGAGCTCAAAAAAGAGTTAGCAAGATTGAAACGCCTGGCTGTTGAAATTGCGGGTGAAATTCACGATATTGTTGAAGATACGCTTTGGGTTAAATACAATGAGCTTCCTATTCTTTCAGATAAAATTGTCAAAGCAATTCATGAAGCAGAAACGTTCAAAGAACAACATCACCTCTAA
- the traT gene encoding complement resistance protein TraT, translating to MKKTTLHVGIALSAALILMSGCATSELQTSARMTQSVFINPVAKDKRTIFVSTKNTSGAPINLENRIIQALYAKGYTIVDDPEMATYVLMTNILFCNKKSENNVATGALMGGAAGAIANSGSNGRSMAAAGLGGAVVGGLIGKATEDTIFQMQVDIVIREKAKGKVMASTGTTGGQAGIRDGQKSGTMNSFGGPIRDADASGKMYSNTYSSSSQSYESDYIEHKTMMFAEATKMNLTLYEATPILEDKIAQQVAGLF from the coding sequence ATGAAAAAAACGACATTACATGTAGGTATCGCTCTTAGTGCAGCGTTAATTTTAATGAGTGGGTGTGCAACATCCGAGCTTCAGACGAGCGCACGAATGACACAGAGTGTTTTTATTAACCCTGTGGCCAAAGATAAACGAACCATTTTTGTTTCGACTAAAAATACCAGTGGTGCTCCCATTAATTTAGAAAATAGAATTATCCAAGCACTTTATGCTAAAGGATATACCATCGTAGATGATCCTGAGATGGCAACGTATGTTTTGATGACGAACATTTTGTTCTGTAATAAAAAGAGCGAAAATAATGTGGCAACAGGTGCTTTGATGGGTGGTGCTGCGGGTGCTATTGCTAATTCTGGCAGTAACGGTCGAAGTATGGCAGCTGCAGGTCTTGGTGGTGCCGTTGTAGGTGGACTGATTGGAAAAGCAACCGAAGATACGATCTTCCAAATGCAAGTGGACATTGTGATTCGTGAAAAAGCCAAAGGTAAAGTTATGGCGAGTACAGGTACTACGGGTGGACAAGCTGGCATTCGTGATGGACAAAAATCAGGTACTATGAACAGCTTCGGCGGTCCAATTCGCGATGCAGATGCGAGTGGAAAAATGTACAGCAATACCTACTCATCTAGTTCACAATCATATGAGAGTGATTATATAGAGCATAAAACAATGATGTTTGCGGAAGCCACTAAAATGAATCTCACCTTGTATGAAGCAACCCCAATCTTAGAAGATAAAATTGCACAACAAGTTGCAGGACTGTTTTAA
- the exbB gene encoding TonB-system energizer ExbB: MMGIISIALLQDIVDYGVIGLLGFMSFITLFFWVERLLFYRALKISHYTCKEKLEMDVTNHVHILSTFGSNAPYIGLLGTVCGIIITFYAMGQSGQIDVKTIMSSLALALKATAMGLVVAIPAIFFYNHLVRKIEKILMCWDIAKQSGTDENTSL, translated from the coding sequence ATGATGGGAATAATCTCTATCGCACTGTTACAGGACATTGTAGACTATGGTGTCATTGGATTACTAGGTTTTATGAGTTTTATCACACTCTTTTTTTGGGTCGAGCGACTTTTATTTTACCGAGCTTTAAAAATCTCGCACTACACGTGCAAAGAAAAATTAGAGATGGACGTGACCAATCACGTCCATATTCTCTCAACCTTTGGCTCAAATGCCCCCTACATCGGTCTTTTAGGTACGGTGTGTGGTATTATTATCACGTTTTATGCCATGGGTCAAAGCGGGCAGATTGATGTTAAGACCATTATGTCATCCTTGGCATTGGCGCTTAAAGCAACCGCGATGGGTCTTGTAGTTGCTATTCCAGCGATCTTTTTTTACAACCATCTGGTGCGTAAAATTGAGAAAATCCTGATGTGCTGGGATATTGCAAAACAAAGTGGAACCGATGAAAATACGTCGCTTTGA
- the xseA gene encoding exodeoxyribonuclease VII large subunit, which produces MSQTLSVSSLNNQIKSLLETTFLHVSVEGEVSRPTYHSSGHLYFTLKDADSSISCVMFKGNTRTLKFQVEEGMAVVVHGSISVFSPRGTYQINCTMMEPAGSGALAKAYEQLKVKLGAKGYFEAEHKKSLPRFVNHIALVTSGTGAALQDMLRVATKRWPLVKITLLDTLVQGESAKFSIAKNIARADALVADVIIVGRGGGSVEDLWAFNEEIVADTIFTCKTPVVSAVGHEIDYVISDFVADLRAPTPSAAMEMVLPDSVEMLQHIDGLMEHYSLVFGRILRSKEENLTQLTRLFAKRSIDEKLSLWKNEIGILQSQYNDKIALLYREKSRQVTLLQEQIYFQTRQNLAKKEQLLSSYTIALNSKEPTREQKECYAQVVQKGKKIALEKIAEGEIFELQTPHTILKAKALEKKALN; this is translated from the coding sequence ATGAGCCAAACACTTAGTGTTTCAAGTTTAAACAATCAAATCAAGTCTCTGCTGGAAACTACCTTTTTACATGTAAGTGTGGAAGGTGAGGTTTCCAGACCCACCTATCACAGCTCAGGACATCTCTACTTTACCCTCAAAGATGCTGACTCTTCTATCTCTTGTGTGATGTTTAAAGGCAATACGAGAACCTTAAAATTCCAAGTGGAAGAGGGCATGGCGGTGGTCGTTCATGGTTCCATTTCGGTTTTTTCACCACGTGGAACGTATCAGATTAACTGTACGATGATGGAGCCTGCAGGCAGTGGTGCTTTGGCAAAAGCCTATGAACAGCTTAAAGTTAAACTAGGAGCGAAAGGTTACTTTGAAGCAGAGCACAAAAAGTCCTTGCCTCGTTTCGTGAACCATATTGCATTGGTGACTTCAGGTACGGGGGCGGCACTTCAAGATATGCTTCGTGTGGCGACGAAGCGTTGGCCGTTGGTAAAAATCACCCTGCTTGATACCCTCGTTCAAGGTGAAAGTGCAAAGTTCTCCATTGCTAAAAATATTGCACGTGCTGACGCTCTTGTGGCTGATGTCATTATCGTGGGACGAGGCGGTGGAAGTGTGGAAGATTTGTGGGCATTTAATGAAGAGATCGTAGCCGATACCATCTTTACATGTAAAACACCGGTGGTCTCAGCCGTTGGGCATGAGATAGACTATGTCATCAGTGATTTTGTAGCCGATTTAAGAGCACCAACCCCTTCTGCGGCTATGGAAATGGTATTGCCAGACAGTGTGGAAATGCTTCAACATATTGATGGTTTAATGGAACACTATAGTCTTGTTTTTGGGCGAATATTGCGTTCTAAAGAGGAGAATTTAACACAGCTCACACGCCTTTTTGCCAAACGCTCCATTGATGAAAAACTTTCTTTGTGGAAAAATGAAATTGGGATTTTACAGAGTCAATATAACGATAAAATAGCACTGCTTTACCGTGAAAAATCACGGCAGGTTACTCTACTCCAAGAGCAAATTTATTTTCAAACCAGACAAAATTTGGCTAAAAAAGAGCAACTCCTCTCCTCCTATACGATTGCCCTAAATTCGAAAGAACCCACACGCGAACAAAAAGAGTGTTATGCCCAGGTCGTTCAAAAAGGCAAAAAAATTGCCCTTGAAAAGATAGCTGAGGGTGAAATTTTTGAGCTTCAAACACCGCATACTATTTTAAAAGCCAAAGCATTAGAAAAAAAAGCCCTCAATTAG
- the istA gene encoding IS21 family transposase, with translation MLKKGEIKMIKKFLAEGFSKSAIARKLGISRETVRRYANLPDDYIPHINRPPVINSVDPYLPHIAKMLETAEQQKSEIPLTVIYEEIKKLGYDGSLRWLQQVILRYELRARAKLDEPIIRFETKPAQQMQVDWVEFPKDNLSAFVATMGYSRASYVEYVNNEKIETLIGCHMNAFAYFGGVPKECLYDNMKTVILSRNDYGKGDHRFNPLFADFAKHCGFSIKVCKPYRAKTKGKVERFNHYLRYNFHNGLRVRLSMKHYTLTLDNANAEVLKWLDNTANKRIHQTTLQMPFELLAQEQLQLLPVPKAYQGIHPKALIESVAKKYSPINSHKDLEKLYIPNRDIQCYDEFIPMVANIILPVGFYGGALWS, from the coding sequence ATGTTAAAAAAAGGTGAAATTAAAATGATAAAGAAGTTTTTAGCTGAAGGGTTTAGTAAAAGTGCCATTGCTAGAAAGTTAGGTATTTCAAGAGAAACTGTAAGGCGCTATGCCAATCTTCCAGATGATTATATTCCCCATATCAATAGACCTCCTGTGATTAACAGTGTTGATCCTTATTTGCCACATATCGCCAAGATGTTAGAGACGGCAGAGCAGCAGAAAAGTGAAATACCCTTAACCGTCATTTATGAAGAGATTAAGAAGCTTGGATATGATGGAAGTCTAAGGTGGCTTCAACAAGTCATACTAAGATATGAGCTTAGAGCTCGAGCCAAATTAGATGAGCCTATTATACGCTTTGAAACCAAACCAGCCCAGCAGATGCAAGTTGACTGGGTAGAGTTTCCCAAGGATAATTTATCCGCCTTTGTAGCGACGATGGGTTACTCTAGAGCATCTTATGTGGAATACGTTAATAATGAGAAGATTGAGACCTTGATAGGGTGCCATATGAACGCTTTTGCCTACTTTGGTGGTGTTCCAAAAGAGTGTTTATATGACAATATGAAAACTGTCATATTGTCACGAAATGACTATGGTAAAGGTGATCATAGATTCAATCCCTTGTTTGCTGACTTTGCCAAACACTGTGGATTTAGTATCAAAGTATGCAAACCCTATCGCGCTAAAACCAAAGGAAAAGTTGAGAGATTTAACCATTATCTGCGGTATAACTTTCATAATGGATTACGAGTGAGACTCTCTATGAAACATTACACATTAACGCTTGATAATGCAAATGCGGAAGTTCTAAAATGGTTGGACAATACCGCCAATAAACGCATCCACCAAACGACATTACAGATGCCATTTGAGTTGTTAGCACAGGAGCAGTTACAGCTACTTCCTGTGCCTAAAGCCTATCAAGGAATCCACCCTAAAGCTTTGATTGAAAGTGTAGCTAAAAAATATTCCCCAATCAATTCTCACAAAGACTTGGAAAAATTATATATCCCCAATAGAGACATTCAATGTTACGATGAGTTTATACCCATGGTTGCAAACATCATCCTTCCTGTTGGATTTTATGGTGGTGCATTATGGAGTTAG
- a CDS encoding TonB family protein — translation MKRYIHAFTLTLIVYLLGGFVLMYHAFLIHKPSSTDVSKEVMAITLYEAQKEESKVLPTPIPPVPTTPLLKTPQKSVLKKEPKVLERQHSVQEQMIVSQESEQPTLEKPTLKEEIKAEATTSEISHQEALHVKQKEYLENLKKRINEHKTYPKIAQNSHIEGRVMIEFTISPRGELLSFTILEGKKVFHKATEEAVQKSFPFLLSEDLFTSMMTFQIELSYTLL, via the coding sequence ATGAAACGCTACATTCACGCTTTTACACTGACCTTAATCGTGTACCTCTTAGGCGGATTTGTGTTGATGTACCATGCTTTTTTGATACACAAGCCCTCATCTACTGATGTATCGAAAGAGGTGATGGCAATTACTCTTTATGAAGCACAAAAAGAAGAGTCTAAAGTACTTCCAACGCCCATACCTCCAGTGCCGACTACGCCTCTTTTGAAAACCCCTCAAAAAAGTGTCCTCAAAAAAGAGCCTAAAGTTCTAGAACGTCAGCATAGTGTTCAAGAGCAAATGATAGTTTCGCAAGAAAGTGAACAACCCACTCTAGAAAAACCAACGCTCAAGGAAGAGATAAAAGCGGAAGCAACGACTTCAGAAATAAGCCATCAAGAGGCTTTACATGTAAAACAAAAAGAGTATTTGGAAAACCTGAAAAAGCGTATCAATGAACATAAAACCTATCCAAAGATTGCTCAAAATAGCCATATTGAGGGAAGAGTCATGATAGAATTTACAATCTCTCCCAGAGGAGAGTTACTTTCATTTACAATATTAGAGGGTAAAAAGGTCTTTCATAAGGCTACGGAAGAGGCTGTTCAAAAAAGCTTCCCGTTTCTTTTAAGCGAAGATCTCTTCACCTCTATGATGACATTTCAAATTGAACTCAGCTATACATTGCTTTAA
- the ubiE gene encoding bifunctional demethylmenaquinone methyltransferase/2-methoxy-6-polyprenyl-1,4-benzoquinol methylase UbiE, protein MFWQYILHVGIVLENNDNKQQKIVQMFNEIAGTYDTANRVLSMGIDIQWRKTACDETFARYTKPIDLIVDVACGTGDMMGYWAKQAKKAGRNIGKILGVDPSTGMTDVGKQKFPEFEFVISEATEIPLPNESADILSISYGIRNVVRRQEAFSEFARVVKQGGYVVILEFTKDEKKGIFFALKDFYLNKVLPILGGIISKNKAAYEYLPNSIEGFLTPSMLQKELDIAGFETEFIKSFSMDISTLVIAKKR, encoded by the coding sequence ATGTTTTGGCAATATATTTTACATGTAGGAATTGTTTTGGAGAATAACGACAACAAGCAACAAAAAATTGTTCAGATGTTTAATGAGATCGCAGGAACGTATGATACTGCCAACCGCGTTTTAAGTATGGGCATAGATATTCAATGGCGTAAAACGGCATGTGATGAAACGTTTGCACGCTATACTAAGCCAATAGACCTTATCGTGGATGTTGCCTGTGGAACAGGCGATATGATGGGTTATTGGGCAAAGCAAGCCAAAAAAGCAGGGCGAAACATCGGCAAAATTTTAGGTGTTGATCCTTCCACCGGTATGACGGATGTGGGTAAGCAAAAGTTTCCAGAGTTTGAGTTTGTAATCTCTGAAGCGACTGAAATTCCTCTGCCAAATGAAAGTGCCGACATCTTAAGCATTAGCTATGGTATTCGCAATGTTGTACGTCGTCAAGAAGCGTTTAGTGAGTTTGCGCGTGTTGTGAAACAAGGCGGGTATGTCGTTATTTTGGAATTTACTAAAGATGAGAAAAAAGGCATTTTCTTTGCTCTCAAGGATTTCTATCTCAACAAAGTGCTTCCTATTTTAGGAGGAATTATCTCTAAAAATAAAGCAGCGTATGAGTATCTCCCCAATTCGATTGAAGGCTTTTTAACCCCTTCCATGCTTCAAAAAGAACTTGATATTGCAGGGTTTGAAACGGAATTTATCAAAAGCTTTTCGATGGATATTTCAACCTTGGTCATCGCTAAAAAACGCTAA
- a CDS encoding alpha/beta hydrolase: MRFLTVLILAVFSLFADVSSRVIDVPTRERVSERLLILTPEVPKAVVVLFAGGHGGLQLSGDGKFGWGEGNFLMRTRELFAKAGLMVVIVDAPSDHQREPYLNGFRQTKEHVHDISTILTWIKTQTTAPIWLVGTSRGTQSVAYVATENPSDISGIVLTSSILYDAKSDAVPEMKLEKLQMPVLVVHHKEDGCSHCSFDLIPSLMNKLTSTSAKELLAIEGGQTKGDPCNAFGHHGFNGVEQEVVAQIAHWVIAH; encoded by the coding sequence ATGCGTTTTTTGACAGTATTAATCTTAGCGGTTTTCTCTTTGTTTGCAGATGTTTCATCACGTGTTATTGATGTTCCAACCCGTGAGCGTGTTAGTGAGCGTCTTTTAATTTTAACTCCAGAAGTCCCAAAAGCCGTTGTTGTTTTATTCGCAGGTGGGCATGGTGGACTTCAACTTTCGGGTGATGGAAAATTTGGTTGGGGCGAGGGTAACTTTTTAATGCGTACGCGTGAGCTTTTTGCAAAAGCGGGATTGATGGTCGTGATTGTCGATGCGCCAAGTGATCATCAACGTGAGCCTTACCTGAATGGCTTTCGCCAAACCAAAGAGCATGTACACGATATAAGCACTATTCTTACTTGGATAAAAACACAAACAACTGCACCCATTTGGCTTGTGGGGACAAGTCGAGGTACACAATCAGTTGCATACGTAGCGACGGAAAATCCAAGCGATATTAGCGGTATTGTGCTGACTTCATCTATTTTATACGATGCTAAAAGTGATGCCGTACCCGAAATGAAACTTGAAAAACTTCAAATGCCTGTATTGGTGGTACACCATAAAGAGGATGGCTGTTCTCACTGCTCGTTTGATCTCATCCCTTCGTTAATGAATAAATTGACTTCGACCTCTGCCAAAGAGCTTTTAGCCATTGAAGGTGGACAAACCAAAGGCGATCCTTGCAATGCCTTTGGACATCATGGTTTTAATGGTGTGGAACAAGAAGTAGTAGCTCAAATTGCTCATTGGGTCATAGCCCATTAG
- a CDS encoding ExbD/TolR family protein: MKIRRFETINVVPFIDIMLVLLVIVLTTATFVAKGIIPVDLTQASSAKPLNEQKELIVTITQEEKFFFNDKAVEEGSLESELLEFNEQTPIMINCDKHASFEPFVQLMDLLKQHHYTQIGILTKQ; the protein is encoded by the coding sequence ATGAAAATACGTCGCTTTGAAACGATCAATGTCGTGCCCTTTATCGACATTATGTTGGTTTTGCTTGTCATTGTACTCACCACAGCAACGTTTGTGGCAAAGGGCATTATTCCTGTGGATTTGACACAAGCAAGTTCTGCCAAACCTTTGAATGAGCAAAAAGAGCTTATCGTTACCATTACGCAAGAAGAGAAATTCTTTTTCAATGACAAAGCCGTTGAGGAAGGCTCTCTTGAGAGCGAGCTTTTAGAGTTTAATGAGCAAACTCCCATTATGATTAATTGCGACAAACATGCTTCTTTTGAGCCTTTTGTTCAACTCATGGATCTTTTAAAGCAGCATCATTACACGCAAATTGGGATTTTAACCAAACAATGA
- a CDS encoding manganese-dependent inorganic pyrophosphatase: MQTYACGHINPDSDSVVSAIALSYLKTQLGEPCTPARQGEISPETEFILKTFGFEKPLLKNDFSGDNLYITDYSDLAQAPHNLKETNILGIVDHHKLGDITTSTPLECWIRPVGCTNTIVKEMYDHYKIDIPKNIAGAMMLAILSDTVLFKSPTCTKVDTKAVKELAKIAGIEDFKALGMEMFLVKSAVIGASPRALLLRDYKDFEMGGHKIGIGQLEVVDLKVFDGMKEALFADMKAYKEEGGRHTVMLLLTDIMIEGSQFLVVSDDESVVEKAMNTKLVNHEMWVDGVLSRKKQVIPVMEKQF; encoded by the coding sequence ATGCAAACTTATGCATGTGGACATATTAATCCGGATTCTGATTCTGTCGTATCAGCGATTGCTCTTTCATATCTCAAAACACAGCTCGGTGAGCCTTGTACACCTGCACGTCAAGGTGAAATCAGTCCTGAAACAGAGTTTATTTTAAAAACATTTGGATTTGAAAAGCCTCTTTTAAAAAATGATTTTTCAGGCGATAATCTTTACATCACCGATTATTCTGATCTTGCGCAAGCGCCACACAATCTGAAAGAGACCAATATTTTAGGGATTGTCGATCACCATAAACTAGGAGATATTACTACATCGACACCGCTTGAGTGTTGGATTAGACCTGTTGGCTGTACCAATACGATTGTCAAAGAGATGTATGATCATTATAAAATTGATATTCCAAAAAACATTGCAGGCGCAATGATGTTGGCCATTTTAAGTGACACCGTTTTATTTAAATCCCCAACGTGTACCAAAGTGGATACCAAAGCTGTCAAAGAGTTAGCCAAAATTGCAGGAATAGAAGATTTTAAAGCGCTTGGTATGGAGATGTTTTTGGTCAAATCTGCTGTGATTGGGGCAAGCCCACGTGCCCTTTTATTGCGTGATTATAAAGACTTTGAAATGGGTGGTCATAAAATCGGGATTGGTCAACTTGAAGTGGTAGATCTTAAAGTCTTTGATGGCATGAAAGAAGCCCTATTTGCCGATATGAAAGCCTACAAAGAAGAGGGCGGACGTCATACAGTAATGTTACTTTTAACCGACATTATGATTGAAGGTTCTCAATTTTTAGTCGTGAGCGATGATGAAAGTGTGGTTGAAAAAGCGATGAATACAAAACTTGTGAATCATGAAATGTGGGTCGATGGTGTATTGAGTCGTAAAAAACAGGTTATTCCTGTCATGGAAAAGCAGTTCTAA
- a CDS encoding sensor domain-containing diguanylate cyclase — translation MIWKVDRDLKITYISPADEKFRGYKADEVIGHHVFEMFTPESINIISEKIKQRLEAQQKGMNTEEFVTYEIQHRCKDGRLIWGEIISKPEYNASGEIIGFHGITREITERKAMQDRVQQLAFYDSLTKLPNRILLSERLSYMLAEMKRIQKYSALFFLDLDNFKSLNDTYGHSIGDLLLCQVAQRLQKCVREVDTVARFGGDEFVVILNTLHEDNQVSVEQAHRIAEKILQSVSALYVLNVSHNKSEEKLVEHKCTASIGVLVFKSAEKTPDDLLKQADAAMYKAKEAGKNKISFYEAPF, via the coding sequence GTGATTTGGAAAGTAGATCGCGACTTAAAAATTACCTATATAAGTCCAGCTGATGAGAAATTTAGAGGCTATAAAGCTGATGAAGTGATCGGTCATCATGTTTTTGAAATGTTTACACCTGAGAGTATTAACATTATTTCTGAAAAAATAAAGCAGAGGCTCGAAGCGCAACAAAAAGGAATGAATACGGAAGAATTTGTTACCTATGAAATACAACATAGATGCAAAGATGGAAGATTGATTTGGGGTGAAATCATTTCAAAACCAGAATATAATGCAAGTGGTGAGATTATTGGCTTTCATGGTATTACGAGGGAAATTACAGAGCGAAAAGCAATGCAAGATCGTGTGCAACAATTAGCATTTTATGATTCTCTTACGAAGTTACCCAATCGCATACTGTTAAGTGAGCGACTAAGTTATATGTTAGCTGAAATGAAACGGATTCAAAAGTACAGCGCACTGTTTTTTCTGGATTTAGATAACTTTAAATCGCTCAATGATACCTATGGTCATAGCATTGGGGATTTGTTATTGTGCCAAGTTGCACAAAGGCTTCAAAAGTGTGTCCGAGAAGTGGATACTGTAGCACGTTTTGGCGGAGATGAATTTGTGGTGATTTTAAATACACTTCATGAAGACAATCAGGTGTCCGTTGAACAAGCCCATCGCATTGCCGAAAAAATTCTTCAAAGCGTGTCTGCTCTTTATGTACTGAATGTATCCCATAACAAGAGTGAAGAAAAATTGGTCGAACATAAATGCACGGCAAGTATCGGCGTATTGGTATTTAAGAGTGCAGAGAAAACACCTGACGACCTTTTAAAACAAGCGGATGCTGCGATGTACAAAGCTAAAGAGGCTGGGAAAAATAAAATTTCTTTCTATGAAGCTCCATTTTAA
- a CDS encoding transporter substrate-binding domain-containing protein codes for MLTSNEKAWLLAHPTINVGMDSEYAPYEWVNQNGDYVGMAVDYLHLLEQKLGIHFKVAKGKSWSEVVELAKKGEIDILTSIVQTPERLQYFLFSEPYRDTQTMIVDNGEGKFIGNLEHLSGKRVTVEKGYFTQELLTTKYPKIELVLANNILEALTFVMEGKADAYVGDMSAINYAIKNNGLAKLRISGQTEFSSQHRFAFSKNNPMLAAIITKAMASISAEESDTIFNRWIGMRIEQGIHTKTLVKYSIGLACLFILFGYCQTNC; via the coding sequence TTGCTTACCAGTAATGAAAAAGCATGGCTATTAGCGCATCCAACGATTAATGTTGGAATGGACTCCGAATATGCTCCCTATGAATGGGTCAATCAAAATGGAGATTATGTCGGTATGGCGGTGGATTACTTGCACCTTTTGGAGCAAAAGCTAGGAATTCATTTTAAAGTTGCTAAAGGTAAGTCGTGGAGTGAAGTTGTTGAGCTGGCTAAAAAAGGGGAAATAGATATTTTGACTAGCATTGTTCAAACACCTGAGCGTTTACAATATTTTCTCTTTTCTGAACCTTATCGAGATACCCAAACGATGATTGTTGACAATGGTGAAGGTAAATTTATAGGTAATTTGGAGCATTTATCGGGGAAAAGGGTTACCGTTGAAAAAGGCTATTTTACGCAAGAGTTGCTAACAACAAAATATCCCAAAATAGAGTTAGTACTGGCTAATAATATCTTAGAAGCGTTAACCTTTGTGATGGAGGGGAAAGCAGATGCCTATGTCGGTGATATGAGTGCCATTAACTATGCGATTAAAAATAATGGGCTTGCAAAGCTTCGTATATCGGGACAAACAGAATTTTCAAGTCAGCACCGTTTTGCCTTTTCAAAAAATAATCCCATGCTTGCTGCCATTATAACAAAGGCTATGGCTTCTATTTCAGCCGAAGAATCCGATACAATTTTTAATCGTTGGATTGGTATGCGGATAGAGCAAGGTATTCATACTAAAACACTTGTAAAATACAGTATAGGACTTGCTTGTTTGTTTATACTGTTCGGCTATTGTCAAACGAACTGCTAA
- the istB gene encoding IS21-like element helper ATPase IstB, whose product MELDTSIDELCKELKLSIIGEKYHDIASMAAKENWQYTQFLEEVLRVEVDNRLGRSKNMLTKLAGFPVIKTLEQFDYTFSVGVNRKQIEELSSLIFVKKYENIILLGESGVGKTHLAIALALKAVQHRYKVRFTTISELLSNANRAKKEKKYDSFLKSIASPSVLVIDEIGYFNMSKEEANHFFQIISKRYEKSSTIFTSNLVFSKWVQVFAGDKIVTTAILDRVLHHSHIINIQGDSYRLKEKKQTGVLHSEIYKFEAKSSNIEGQNQEVV is encoded by the coding sequence ATGGAGTTAGATACCTCTATCGATGAGTTATGTAAAGAACTCAAGCTCTCTATCATAGGCGAAAAATATCATGATATTGCCAGTATGGCAGCTAAAGAGAATTGGCAATATACACAGTTCTTGGAGGAGGTATTACGAGTGGAAGTAGATAATAGACTAGGAAGGTCTAAAAATATGTTGACCAAACTCGCAGGATTCCCAGTTATTAAGACATTAGAGCAGTTTGATTACACTTTCTCCGTTGGCGTGAACCGTAAACAGATTGAAGAACTCTCAAGCCTAATATTTGTTAAAAAGTATGAGAACATCATCCTCTTAGGTGAAAGTGGTGTGGGTAAAACACATCTTGCTATTGCGCTAGCACTCAAAGCGGTGCAACATCGCTATAAAGTAAGATTTACCACCATAAGTGAGCTTTTAAGTAATGCAAATAGAGCCAAAAAAGAGAAAAAATATGATAGCTTCTTGAAATCTATCGCCTCTCCATCGGTACTTGTCATTGATGAGATTGGATATTTCAATATGAGCAAAGAAGAAGCCAATCACTTTTTTCAAATTATTTCTAAACGCTATGAAAAAAGCTCTACCATTTTTACTTCAAATCTTGTATTTAGTAAATGGGTTCAAGTCTTTGCAGGAGATAAAATCGTTACAACCGCTATATTAGATCGAGTGTTACATCACTCACATATCATCAATATTCAAGGAGATAGCTACCGACTTAAAGAGAAGAAACAAACAGGAGTTTTACACTCAGAAATCTATAAGTTTGAAGCTAAATCTTCAAACATAGAAGGTCAAAATCAAGAGGTGGTTTAA